A stretch of the Luteimonas sp. JM171 genome encodes the following:
- a CDS encoding aldehyde dehydrogenase family protein, with the protein MMAKNKAASKRVRGSLSASYPYYVANRPVEANADLEVRNKYTGRVASRVAFANRAAVRKAIASAHRARGAMQAFPPDARREVLEHCVRRFQERAEELALALCIEAGKPIRDARGEVGRLIDTFRIAAGEATRVEGETVELEISERTRGYRGMVKRVPIGVCSFITPFNFPLNLVAHKVAPAIAAGCPFVLKPAAKTPVGALIIGEVLAETDLPRGAFSILPCSNEDASLLVEDGRIALLSFTGGMIGWDLKAQAGRKKVTLELGGNAMCIVDADPGASLDHVVDRLAFGGYYQSGQSCIGVQHVLIHRDLYDQMRRRLKRKVSSLRMGDPREEQTFIGPVIDTDAAERIEAWVQEAIDGGATRITGGPRERNMVPATLMEDVPADCDLYRKEVFGPVMCLQPFDDFDQALATVNASDFGLQTGVFTARLDHAMRAWDRLEVGGVIVGDVPSFRVDNMPYGGVKASGLGREGVRYAIEDMTEPRLLVVKAR; encoded by the coding sequence ATGATGGCGAAAAACAAGGCGGCTTCGAAGCGGGTCCGGGGGAGCCTCAGCGCAAGCTATCCCTATTACGTGGCGAACCGGCCGGTCGAGGCCAATGCCGACCTGGAGGTGCGCAACAAGTACACCGGGCGCGTCGCCAGCCGCGTCGCGTTCGCCAACCGGGCGGCGGTGCGCAAGGCAATCGCCTCCGCCCATCGTGCCCGGGGCGCGATGCAGGCGTTCCCTCCCGATGCGCGCCGCGAGGTGCTCGAACACTGCGTGCGCCGCTTCCAGGAACGCGCGGAGGAACTGGCACTGGCGTTGTGCATCGAGGCCGGCAAGCCGATCAGGGACGCGCGCGGCGAGGTGGGCCGGCTGATCGACACCTTCCGCATCGCCGCCGGTGAGGCAACGCGCGTGGAGGGCGAGACCGTTGAGCTGGAAATCTCCGAGCGCACCCGCGGCTACCGCGGGATGGTCAAGCGCGTGCCCATCGGGGTGTGCAGCTTCATCACGCCATTCAACTTCCCGCTTAACCTCGTGGCGCACAAGGTCGCGCCGGCCATCGCCGCCGGGTGTCCGTTTGTGCTCAAGCCGGCGGCCAAGACGCCCGTGGGGGCCCTGATCATTGGCGAGGTGCTGGCCGAGACCGATTTGCCCAGGGGCGCCTTTTCCATCCTGCCCTGCAGCAACGAGGATGCTTCGCTGCTGGTGGAGGACGGGCGCATCGCCCTGCTCAGCTTCACCGGCGGCATGATCGGCTGGGACCTCAAGGCCCAGGCCGGGCGCAAGAAGGTGACGCTGGAACTGGGTGGCAACGCGATGTGCATCGTGGATGCCGACCCGGGCGCGAGCCTGGACCATGTGGTGGACCGGCTGGCATTCGGCGGGTATTACCAGTCCGGCCAGAGCTGCATCGGGGTCCAGCATGTACTGATCCACCGCGATCTTTACGACCAGATGCGGCGCAGGCTCAAGCGCAAGGTCTCAAGCCTGCGCATGGGCGATCCGCGCGAAGAGCAGACCTTCATCGGCCCGGTGATCGACACCGATGCCGCCGAGCGGATCGAGGCCTGGGTGCAGGAAGCCATCGACGGGGGCGCCACGCGGATCACCGGCGGGCCGCGCGAGCGCAACATGGTCCCGGCCACGCTGATGGAGGACGTTCCGGCCGACTGCGACCTGTACCGCAAGGAAGTCTTCGGGCCGGTGATGTGCCTGCAGCCGTTCGACGACTTCGACCAGGCCTTGGCCACGGTCAACGCCAGCGACTTCGGGCTGCAGACCGGCGTGTTCACCGCCCGGCTCGACCACGCCATGCGGGCCTGGGACCGGCTCGAGGTCGGCGGCGTGATCGTTGGCGACGTGCCCAGCTTCCGGGTGGACAACATGCCCTATGGCGGGGTCAAGGCCTCGGGCCTGGGGCGCGAAGGCGTGCGCTACGCCATCGAGGACATGACCGAGCCGCGCTTGCTGGTGGTCAAGGCCCGGTAG
- the glk gene encoding glucokinase encodes MSDTLLLADIGGTHARFALADPAAGSPLLHETIGKYPVTAFPSLGEAAQRYLQDTGARVERGVFAVAARIEDGQARMTNHPWVVSRERLCRQLGLADALLVNDFTAQAMAVPLLRAGDFAVLGGAAWDPTRDRGDRIQAVLGPGTGLGVGGLVARGDVLYPLDTEGGHVSFAPGTPEEMAILERLSAHVGRVSNERLVCGPGLVNIHRALSEIAGDDPGPATPGEITARARAGDPRCMRAVDIFCAVFGAIAGDLVLTLGAWQGVFLTGGMVPAMLDELQHSGFRQRFEHKGRFSPTMARVPTVAVLHPEPGLLGAAAIGRGRFERTRG; translated from the coding sequence ATGTCGGACACGCTGCTGCTCGCGGACATCGGCGGTACCCACGCACGCTTTGCGCTGGCCGACCCGGCCGCCGGCAGCCCGCTGCTGCACGAAACCATCGGCAAATACCCGGTCACTGCATTTCCTTCCCTGGGCGAGGCGGCGCAGCGATACCTGCAGGACACCGGCGCCAGGGTCGAGCGTGGCGTGTTCGCCGTGGCCGCCCGAATCGAGGATGGCCAGGCGCGCATGACCAACCACCCGTGGGTGGTCTCGCGCGAGCGCCTGTGCAGGCAGCTGGGGCTGGCGGATGCGCTGCTGGTAAACGACTTCACCGCCCAGGCGATGGCCGTCCCGCTGCTGCGCGCCGGCGATTTCGCGGTGCTGGGGGGCGCGGCCTGGGATCCCACCCGCGACCGCGGCGATCGCATCCAGGCCGTGCTTGGCCCCGGCACCGGCCTGGGCGTGGGCGGGCTGGTTGCGCGCGGGGACGTGCTGTACCCGCTCGACACCGAGGGCGGGCACGTGAGCTTTGCCCCCGGCACGCCCGAGGAAATGGCCATCCTCGAAAGGCTCTCCGCCCACGTTGGCCGGGTGTCCAACGAACGGCTGGTGTGCGGGCCGGGGCTGGTGAACATCCACCGCGCGCTGAGCGAGATCGCCGGTGATGACCCAGGGCCCGCCACCCCGGGGGAGATCACCGCCCGCGCCCGCGCGGGCGATCCGCGCTGCATGCGCGCGGTGGACATCTTCTGCGCCGTCTTCGGCGCCATCGCCGGTGACCTGGTGCTCACCCTGGGCGCTTGGCAGGGCGTTTTCCTCACCGGCGGGATGGTGCCGGCCATGCTGGACGAGCTGCAGCACTCAGGCTTCCGCCAGCGTTTCGAGCACAAGGGGCGGTTTTCGCCGACCATGGCCCGCGTGCCCACGGTTGCGGTGCTGCACCCGGAGCCGGGGCTGCTGGGCGCGGCCGCCATCGGCCGCGGGCGGTTCGAGAGGACCAGGGGATGA
- a CDS encoding YigZ family protein encodes MTLDTLAAPASHEIEVKHSRFLARAAPVADPDAAMAWLESVSVPDATHNCWAWRIGDAYRSSDDGEPAGTAGRPILAAIDGQAFDQVVVVVTRWYGGIKLGAGGLVRAYGGAAAECLRQAPRSPLVEFASVHLHAPFEDLGAVHAALDGFEAQKLEEAFDATGARFELRLPADRVEALRIHLRDASRDRIRFEHA; translated from the coding sequence ATGACCCTGGATACGCTTGCCGCCCCCGCCTCGCACGAGATCGAGGTCAAGCACAGCCGCTTCCTTGCCCGCGCGGCGCCGGTGGCGGACCCGGACGCGGCCATGGCGTGGCTGGAGTCGGTGAGCGTGCCGGACGCCACCCACAACTGCTGGGCCTGGCGCATAGGCGATGCCTATCGTTCCAGTGATGACGGCGAGCCGGCCGGCACCGCGGGCCGGCCGATCCTGGCCGCGATCGACGGGCAGGCTTTCGACCAGGTCGTGGTGGTGGTGACCCGCTGGTATGGCGGCATCAAGCTCGGGGCCGGCGGCCTGGTCCGGGCCTACGGCGGCGCCGCGGCGGAATGCCTGCGCCAGGCGCCGCGCAGCCCGCTGGTGGAATTCGCCAGCGTCCACCTGCACGCGCCGTTCGAGGACCTGGGCGCGGTGCACGCGGCGCTGGACGGGTTTGAAGCACAGAAACTGGAGGAAGCCTTCGATGCCACCGGCGCGCGCTTCGAGCTGCGGCTGCCGGCGGATCGCGTTGAGGCGCTCAGGATCCACCTGCGCGACGCGAGCCGCGACCGCATCCGCTTCGAGCACGCCTGA
- a CDS encoding EAL domain-containing protein, with the protein MTGGPSATVDAAGALVEVLAALLPGEARVALAWADGTGAIVHAAAGAPASALVERARRRAAGEPADAAAALDLVWEDGGTRVAVVPDPVAPVAPGLAARWRRLAPDLIGTYVRAERAAGQVHALRKSERLQQALYEISDLSGSQLDMGEMLARIHAVVASLMSAENFYIVLYDGSRQVLRFLYFVDQIDPWQCDPEEETPLERMPASLTVAMLRDGKAHRGSSESIRVALQVPHDSSQGPDSAAWLGVPMHRDGAVSGAIVVQNYDRDHSYSDEDRALLEYVAQHILTAVDRRQARGELERRVHERTVELQQANAVLQAEIIERQRSERLQQVLFRISELSVSTASLERFYADVHGLVDGLLYARNFYVAMLSSDGGRIEFPYSVDERDPVRTSRGLTKGLTEYVIRTGSALLADREAIARLETSGELVSHGALAHSWLGVPLELDGLVVGVIAVQSHSPQIHFEKRDQELLTFVAQHIGIALSRKRAQDSLRAAHAELEFRVETRTRELREANRELRAQIGERMRAEQRLLDQARHDDLTGLPNRAHLLEKLDAAISHMHEPGSIPFTVLFMDLDRFKLVNDSAGHAAGDDMLVEAGRRVRRSLNANDTVARLGGDEFAVLLENVATVEAAESVAARLLRELSRPVWIAGRELFPSASIGISVWQPRYRHGEEMLRDADAAMYRAKERGRARSVVFDEAMRAEATRLLDLEADLRRAINSNAFEPWYQPIVDMASGDVVGYEALLRWNHEIRGTLLPADFIGVGEDSGLIEQVDWLLYHHVARRLRSQPSGYVSINVSPRHFHSDDFAERLLSLLEVEGVDPSRLRIEITEVALLDDAPRALRMLNILRGRGVMALLDDFGTGFSALSYLHRFPIQSLKIDQSFVAGLDGDARAESLALVRAILALAGTIGIDTIAEGVETARQHEVLMQLGCRYGQGFLYGRPKPAADPREGRADAAQAGTSGHGGLTALQG; encoded by the coding sequence ATGACGGGCGGACCTTCCGCGACAGTGGACGCAGCCGGCGCGCTGGTGGAGGTGCTGGCAGCGCTGTTGCCGGGCGAGGCACGCGTGGCCCTCGCGTGGGCGGACGGCACCGGCGCGATCGTCCACGCCGCCGCAGGCGCGCCGGCCAGCGCGCTGGTGGAACGGGCCCGGCGCCGCGCGGCCGGCGAGCCGGCGGATGCCGCCGCAGCGCTGGACCTGGTGTGGGAAGACGGCGGGACCCGCGTCGCGGTGGTCCCCGACCCCGTGGCCCCCGTCGCCCCCGGGCTCGCCGCGCGCTGGCGCCGGCTCGCCCCGGACCTGATCGGCACCTATGTCCGGGCCGAGCGTGCAGCCGGGCAGGTGCATGCCCTGCGCAAGTCGGAGCGGCTGCAGCAGGCGCTCTATGAAATTTCCGACCTCTCCGGTTCGCAGCTGGACATGGGGGAGATGCTGGCGCGCATCCATGCCGTGGTCGCATCGCTGATGTCGGCCGAAAACTTCTACATCGTCCTGTATGACGGCTCCAGGCAGGTGCTGCGCTTCCTTTACTTCGTGGACCAGATCGACCCCTGGCAGTGCGATCCGGAAGAGGAGACCCCGCTCGAGCGCATGCCGGCGAGCCTGACGGTGGCCATGCTGCGCGACGGCAAGGCGCACCGGGGCAGCTCGGAGTCGATCCGCGTCGCGCTGCAGGTGCCTCACGATTCCAGCCAGGGGCCCGACAGCGCAGCCTGGCTCGGCGTGCCCATGCACCGGGACGGCGCGGTGAGCGGCGCCATCGTGGTGCAGAACTATGACCGCGACCACAGCTATTCGGACGAGGACCGTGCGCTGCTGGAATACGTGGCCCAGCACATCCTGACCGCGGTGGACCGTCGCCAGGCGCGCGGTGAACTCGAGCGGCGCGTGCATGAGCGCACCGTGGAACTGCAGCAGGCCAATGCCGTGCTCCAGGCCGAGATCATCGAGCGCCAGCGTTCGGAACGGCTGCAGCAGGTGCTGTTCCGGATCAGCGAACTGTCGGTGAGCACGGCGAGCCTGGAGCGCTTCTACGCCGACGTCCATGGCCTCGTCGACGGGCTCCTGTATGCCCGGAACTTCTACGTCGCCATGCTGTCCAGCGACGGCGGACGCATCGAGTTCCCGTATTCGGTGGACGAGCGCGACCCGGTGCGCACGTCCCGCGGGCTCACCAAGGGGCTGACGGAATACGTGATCCGCACCGGCAGCGCCCTGCTTGCCGATCGCGAGGCGATCGCCCGCCTGGAGACCAGCGGCGAACTCGTCAGCCACGGCGCGCTTGCCCACAGCTGGCTTGGCGTACCGCTTGAGCTCGACGGCCTGGTGGTGGGGGTGATCGCGGTGCAGAGTCACTCCCCGCAGATCCATTTCGAGAAGCGCGACCAGGAGCTGCTGACCTTCGTTGCCCAGCACATCGGCATCGCGCTGTCGCGCAAGCGGGCGCAGGATTCGCTGCGGGCGGCGCACGCGGAGCTCGAGTTCCGGGTGGAAACGCGCACCCGCGAGCTGCGTGAAGCCAACCGTGAGCTGCGCGCCCAGATCGGTGAACGCATGCGCGCCGAGCAGCGGCTGCTTGACCAGGCGCGCCACGATGACCTCACCGGGCTTCCCAACCGCGCCCACCTGCTGGAGAAGCTCGACGCCGCGATCTCGCACATGCACGAGCCGGGGTCGATCCCGTTCACGGTGCTGTTCATGGACCTGGACCGCTTCAAGCTGGTGAACGACAGCGCCGGCCATGCCGCCGGCGACGACATGCTGGTGGAGGCCGGGCGGCGCGTGCGGCGTTCGCTCAACGCCAATGACACTGTGGCCCGGCTCGGCGGAGACGAATTCGCGGTGCTGCTGGAGAACGTGGCCACGGTAGAGGCGGCCGAGTCGGTCGCGGCACGGCTGCTGCGCGAGCTCTCCCGGCCGGTGTGGATTGCCGGGCGCGAGCTGTTTCCCTCGGCGAGCATCGGCATCTCGGTGTGGCAGCCGCGCTACCGCCACGGTGAGGAAATGCTCCGCGACGCCGATGCCGCCATGTATCGAGCGAAGGAGCGCGGCCGGGCGCGCAGCGTGGTGTTCGACGAGGCCATGCGCGCGGAGGCCACGCGCCTGCTGGACCTGGAGGCGGACCTGCGCCGGGCCATCAACAGCAACGCCTTCGAGCCCTGGTACCAGCCGATCGTGGACATGGCCAGCGGCGACGTGGTGGGCTACGAGGCGCTGTTGCGCTGGAACCACGAGATCCGCGGGACCTTGCTGCCGGCGGACTTCATCGGCGTGGGCGAGGACAGCGGGCTGATCGAACAGGTGGACTGGCTGCTCTACCACCACGTGGCCCGGCGCCTGCGCTCGCAGCCCTCCGGCTATGTGTCCATCAACGTCTCGCCCCGGCACTTCCACTCCGACGATTTCGCCGAGCGCCTGCTGTCACTGCTGGAAGTGGAAGGGGTGGACCCGTCACGGCTGCGCATCGAGATCACCGAGGTCGCGCTGCTCGACGATGCGCCCCGCGCGCTGCGCATGCTCAACATCCTGCGCGGGCGCGGGGTCATGGCGCTGCTGGATGATTTCGGCACCGGGTTTTCCGCGCTGTCGTACCTGCATCGTTTTCCGATCCAGTCGCTCAAGATCGACCAGAGCTTCGTGGCCGGCCTGGATGGCGACGCGCGGGCCGAGAGCCTTGCGCTGGTGCGCGCGATCCTTGCGCTGGCAGGCACCATCGGCATCGATACCATCGCCGAGGGCGTGGAGACCGCGCGCCAGCACGAGGTGCTGATGCAGCTGGGCTGCCGCTATGGGCAGGGCTTCCTGTATGGAAGGCCGAAGCCGGCAGCCGATCCGCGCGAGGGGAGGGCGGATGCCGCGCAGGCGGGGACGTCGGGTCACGGCGGTTTAACCGCGCTGCAGGGATAG
- a CDS encoding ABC transporter transmembrane domain-containing protein: MSRAADTDRAATAQNPAPAKAKIGVLRTLAPFLGRQRGLVIAWLVALAASSTATLSLPVAVRLMIDRGFSDAANVNLAFAVLFAVALALALATALRFFFVSLLGERVIADLRTRLYGHLMGLDQEFYERSRSGELVSRLSADTELLRGVISSGMSVALRSVITVTGGLAMMVVTSPRLAAWTLVGIPVFVLPIVLGGRRLQKISRASQDRVADANTLAAETLGAIRTVQAHAREVWERSRFSEAVALSVATARRRIGTQALVTAAAITLIFGAITIVLWSGAQDVVAGRMSPGTLGQFVLYALLAGGSVGALAEVWNELQRAAGGMGRINELLVETPTLRAPEKPRALPSPVRGEIVMEHVRFHYPSRPDAPALADFNLHVRPGETVALVGPSGAGKSTVLGLLLRFHDPQAGAVCIDGVDVRELDPAELRGHIALVPQQPTIFATSARENIRYGRLEASDQEVEAAARMAEAHEFISALPAGYDEQLGERGTRLSGGQQQRVVIARALLRDAPILLLDEATSALDAQSERAVQHALENLMRGRTTLVIAHRLATVLKADRIVVMDQGRIVAEGTHDQLLEQGGLYAELARLQFLS; the protein is encoded by the coding sequence ATGAGCAGAGCCGCCGATACCGACCGCGCCGCAACCGCGCAGAACCCAGCACCTGCGAAGGCGAAGATCGGGGTCCTGCGGACGCTGGCGCCGTTCCTGGGCCGCCAGCGCGGCCTGGTGATCGCCTGGCTGGTGGCCCTGGCGGCGTCTTCTACCGCCACCCTGAGCCTGCCGGTGGCCGTGCGGCTGATGATCGACCGCGGCTTCAGCGATGCGGCCAACGTGAACCTGGCGTTCGCGGTGCTGTTCGCGGTGGCCCTGGCGCTGGCCCTGGCGACCGCGCTGCGGTTCTTCTTCGTGTCGCTCCTGGGCGAGCGGGTCATCGCCGACCTGCGCACCCGCCTCTACGGCCACCTGATGGGGCTGGACCAGGAGTTCTACGAGCGCAGCCGCAGCGGCGAGCTGGTCTCGCGCCTGTCCGCCGACACCGAGCTGCTGCGCGGGGTGATCAGCTCCGGGATGTCGGTGGCTTTGCGCAGCGTCATCACCGTGACCGGCGGGCTGGCGATGATGGTGGTGACCAGTCCGCGCCTGGCGGCCTGGACCCTGGTGGGGATCCCGGTGTTCGTGCTCCCGATCGTGCTGGGCGGCCGCCGCCTGCAGAAGATCTCCCGCGCCAGCCAGGACCGGGTCGCCGATGCCAATACGCTCGCGGCGGAAACCCTGGGCGCGATCCGCACCGTGCAGGCGCACGCGCGCGAGGTCTGGGAACGTTCGCGCTTCTCCGAAGCGGTGGCGCTGTCAGTCGCCACTGCGCGCCGGCGCATCGGCACCCAGGCCCTGGTGACCGCCGCGGCAATCACCCTGATCTTCGGCGCAATCACCATCGTGCTGTGGTCGGGCGCCCAGGACGTGGTAGCCGGGCGCATGAGCCCGGGCACCCTGGGCCAGTTCGTGCTCTACGCCCTGCTGGCCGGCGGCTCGGTCGGCGCGCTGGCCGAGGTGTGGAACGAACTGCAGCGCGCGGCCGGCGGCATGGGCCGCATCAACGAACTGCTGGTGGAGACACCGACCCTGCGTGCGCCGGAAAAACCACGCGCCCTCCCCTCACCCGTGCGTGGCGAGATCGTGATGGAGCACGTCCGCTTCCACTACCCCTCGCGACCCGATGCGCCCGCGCTTGCCGATTTCAACCTCCACGTGCGGCCCGGTGAAACCGTGGCGCTGGTGGGCCCCTCGGGCGCCGGCAAGAGCACCGTGCTCGGCCTGCTGCTGCGCTTCCACGACCCGCAGGCGGGCGCCGTGTGCATCGACGGCGTGGACGTGCGCGAGCTGGATCCGGCGGAGCTGCGCGGCCACATTGCCCTGGTGCCGCAGCAGCCCACGATCTTCGCCACCAGCGCGCGCGAGAACATCCGCTACGGCCGGCTGGAAGCCAGCGACCAGGAAGTGGAGGCAGCCGCGCGCATGGCCGAGGCGCACGAGTTCATCAGCGCCCTGCCCGCCGGCTACGACGAGCAGCTGGGCGAGCGTGGCACGCGGCTGTCCGGTGGCCAGCAGCAGCGCGTGGTGATCGCCCGCGCGCTGCTGCGCGATGCGCCGATCCTGCTGCTGGACGAAGCCACCTCCGCCCTTGATGCGCAGAGCGAGCGCGCGGTGCAGCACGCGCTGGAAAACCTGATGCGCGGGCGCACCACCCTGGTGATCGCGCACCGCCTGGCCACCGTGCTCAAGGCCGACCGCATCGTGGTCATGGACCAGGGGAGGATCGTGGCCGAGGGCACCCACGACCAGCTGCTGGAACAGGGCGGGCTCTACGCCGAGCTCGCCCGCCTGCAGTTCCTCTCGTGA
- a CDS encoding protein-L-isoaspartate(D-aspartate) O-methyltransferase, with product MPARCGLMHAVALPALLAAACAQAPSAALSEDDAMALQRGRMVEQDIAARGIADQRVLQAMREVPRHRFVDPQHAPQAYADHPSPIAGGQTISQPYIVAHMTELARPRPDDRALELGTGSGYQAAVLSTLVAHVYTVEIVPELARGATALLDALGYRNVSVREGDGWAGWPEHAPYDIILVTAAPDEVPPALLEQLAPGGRMVIPVGPVHAVQELRLIEKSAGGEVSERQVAPVRFVPMTGGDPTGP from the coding sequence ATGCCTGCCAGATGCGGCTTGATGCACGCGGTCGCGCTGCCCGCGTTGCTGGCGGCGGCCTGTGCCCAGGCCCCATCGGCGGCGTTGAGCGAGGACGACGCAATGGCCCTGCAACGTGGGCGCATGGTTGAGCAGGACATCGCCGCGCGGGGCATCGCAGACCAGCGGGTGCTGCAGGCCATGCGCGAGGTGCCGCGCCACCGGTTCGTCGATCCGCAGCACGCGCCCCAGGCGTACGCGGACCACCCGTCGCCCATCGCGGGTGGGCAGACCATCTCCCAGCCCTACATCGTCGCCCACATGACCGAGCTGGCCAGGCCGCGGCCGGATGATCGCGCGCTCGAGCTGGGCACCGGTTCCGGCTACCAGGCGGCCGTTCTCTCGACGCTGGTGGCCCATGTCTACACGGTCGAGATCGTTCCCGAACTCGCCAGGGGTGCGACGGCGCTGCTGGACGCGCTCGGCTACCGCAACGTCAGCGTGCGCGAGGGCGACGGCTGGGCCGGGTGGCCGGAGCACGCCCCCTACGACATCATCCTCGTGACCGCCGCGCCGGACGAGGTGCCGCCGGCGCTGCTGGAGCAACTGGCGCCGGGCGGCCGGATGGTGATTCCGGTCGGGCCGGTGCACGCGGTGCAGGAGCTGCGCCTGATCGAAAAATCGGCGGGCGGAGAGGTGAGCGAGCGGCAGGTGGCACCGGTCCGCTTCGTGCCGATGACCGGCGGGGACCCTACCGGGCCTTGA
- a CDS encoding fumarate hydratase encodes MTQIRQEDFIQSIADALQYISYYHPVDYIRNLAAAYEREESPAAKDAMAQILINSRMCAEGHRPICQDTGIVTVFLEIGMDVTWPDATMGVEDMVNDGVRRAYNLPENKLRASVLADPAGTRRNTGDNTPAIVNFKVVPGGKVDVIVAAKGGGSEAKAKFAMLNPSDSIVDWVLRTVPTMGAGWCPPGMLGIGIGGTAEKAMLLAKESLMEPIDITDLKARGPSNRLEELRLEIFDKVNALGIGAQGLGGLTTVLDIKIRDYPTHAANLPVAMIPNCAATRHAHFTLDGSGAVMLDPPSLEDWPKLTYDASKGRRVDLDTVTPAEVASWKPGETLLLSGKLLTGRDAAHKRLVDMLDRGEALPVDFRNRFIYYVGPVDAVRDEAVGPAGPTTATRMDKFTRRMLETGLIGMVGKAERGPEAIAAIRDHGAVYLMAVGGSAYLVSKAIKAARVVAFEDLGMEAIHEFTVKDMPVTVAVDSSGESVHETGPREWQARIGRIPLAVLEPA; translated from the coding sequence GTGACCCAGATCCGCCAGGAAGATTTCATCCAGTCCATTGCCGACGCCCTCCAGTACATCAGCTATTACCACCCGGTGGACTACATCCGGAACCTGGCGGCCGCGTACGAGCGCGAGGAATCCCCGGCGGCGAAGGACGCCATGGCCCAGATCCTGATCAATTCGCGCATGTGCGCCGAAGGGCACCGCCCGATCTGCCAGGACACAGGCATCGTCACCGTGTTCCTCGAGATCGGCATGGACGTGACCTGGCCCGACGCCACCATGGGCGTGGAGGACATGGTCAACGACGGCGTGCGCCGGGCCTACAACCTGCCCGAGAACAAGCTGCGCGCAAGCGTGCTGGCCGACCCGGCCGGAACGCGCCGCAACACCGGCGACAACACCCCGGCCATCGTCAACTTCAAGGTGGTGCCGGGCGGCAAGGTGGACGTGATCGTAGCCGCCAAGGGCGGTGGCTCGGAGGCCAAGGCCAAGTTCGCCATGCTCAACCCGTCCGACTCGATCGTCGACTGGGTGCTGCGCACGGTGCCCACCATGGGCGCGGGCTGGTGTCCGCCCGGCATGCTGGGGATCGGGATCGGCGGCACCGCGGAGAAGGCGATGCTGCTGGCCAAGGAATCGCTGATGGAGCCGATCGACATCACCGATCTCAAGGCCCGCGGCCCGTCGAACCGGCTCGAGGAGCTGCGGCTGGAGATCTTCGACAAGGTCAACGCGCTGGGCATTGGCGCGCAGGGGCTGGGCGGGCTGACCACCGTGCTCGACATCAAGATCAGGGATTACCCGACCCACGCCGCCAACCTGCCGGTGGCCATGATCCCCAACTGCGCGGCCACCCGGCACGCCCACTTCACCCTGGACGGCAGCGGCGCGGTGATGCTTGATCCGCCTTCGCTTGAGGACTGGCCCAAGCTCACCTACGACGCGTCGAAGGGGCGCCGGGTGGACCTGGACACGGTCACCCCCGCGGAAGTCGCCTCGTGGAAGCCGGGCGAAACCCTGCTGCTGAGCGGCAAGCTCCTGACCGGGCGCGACGCGGCGCACAAGCGCCTGGTCGACATGCTCGATCGCGGCGAGGCGCTCCCGGTCGATTTCCGCAACCGCTTCATCTACTACGTCGGCCCGGTGGACGCGGTGCGCGACGAGGCGGTGGGGCCGGCCGGGCCCACCACGGCCACCCGCATGGACAAGTTCACCCGCCGGATGCTGGAAACCGGCCTGATCGGCATGGTCGGCAAGGCCGAGCGCGGGCCGGAGGCGATTGCCGCCATCCGTGACCACGGCGCGGTGTACCTGATGGCCGTCGGCGGGTCGGCCTACCTGGTGTCCAAGGCGATCAAGGCCGCGCGCGTGGTGGCCTTCGAGGACCTGGGCATGGAGGCGATCCACGAGTTCACGGTCAAGGACATGCCGGTGACGGTGGCGGTGGATTCCAGCGGCGAGTCGGTGCACGAGACCGGGCCCCGGGAGTGGCAGGCGCGCATCGGCCGGATCCCGCTGGCGGTGCTCGAGCCGGCATGA